AAATTAGGTTTTATAATGGCGGCAGCCGGATCAGCAATTGGACTTGGTGCGATATGGAAGTTCCCTTATATCGCTGGGAAGAGTGGGGGAGGAGCGTTCTTTTTAATCTTTATATTATTTACTGTTTTAATTGGACTACCGCTACTTATAGCTGAATTTATGATTGGACGCAGTACGCAGAAACAAGCAGTTGGAGCATTTAAAAGCATCGCACCAAATACAGGATGGCATTGGATTGGACGCCTTGGTGTTGGAACTTGTTTTATACTACTTTCGTTTTATAGTGTTGTAGGTGGATGGGTATTAATTTATTTATTCAGAGGAATAACTGGACAACTGATTACTCCAGGACAAAATTACGGTACATTATTTACTGAAACAATTGGGAATCCTGCTTGGGCTATTATGGGACATTTCGCTTTTATGTTCATTACGATATGGGTTGTATCAAAGGGTGTACAAAACGGAATTGAAAAAGCAAGTAAATATATGTTGCCAGCATTGTTCGTTTTATTTGTCGCTCTTATTATTCGTTCGTTAACACTTGATGATGCAATGAAAGGTGTGAAGTTTTTCTTACAACCAGATTTCTCAAAGATTACTTCGGAAAGTATTTTGTTCGCAATGGGGCAATCATTCTTTGCAATTAGTATCGGGATTTCAATTATGGTTACGTATAGTTCCTATTTAAATAAAAAAGAAAGTTTACCAAAATCAGCAATAACAATTGTTGGATTGAATTTATTTGTTTCTTTATTTGCGGGTCTTGCCATTTTTCCAGCCGTATTTTCATTAGGAATGGAGCCGACAGAAGGACCTGGATTACTATTTATCGTATTACCATCTGTATTTAGTCAAATTCCATTTGGTGGGTTTTTCTTAACAGTATTTCTTGCACTATTTACATTTGCGACATTAACATCGGCATTTTCTTTACTAGAGACTGTTGTTTCAGCATTAGCAAATGGTGAACAAGAAAAGAGGACGAAATTATCATGGCTGATCGGTTTCGGCATTTTCTTAGTAGGTATACCATCAGCGTTATCATTTGGAGTATGGAGTGATATTACGATTTTCGGAAAGAATATTTTTGATGCAGTAGACTTTTTATCTAGTAATATATTAATGCCGCTTGGTGCACTATTTATTAGTATTTTCGTTTCATTCAAAATGGAGAAGAAGGTACTAGAAGCGGAGTTTTTTGTAGGTGGAAATTATGGAAAGAAAGTATTTACTTGTTGGGCATTTTTACTTCGATTTGTAGCACCACTTGCAATAATTATCGTCTTCTTAAATGTAATAGGGATTATTTAATATTAAATGTTATAATATTCAGTAAAAAAAGAAGATGGGGATGTTTATGGCGAATTTGATAGAAACAGGAGAGTATATGAATATTAGAGGGAAAAAGCTATACGTTGAAACACATGGAAATCCTAAAAATAAGCCAGTCTTATACTTGCATGGTGGACCAGGAGAGAGTTGTTATGATTTTTCATTTCATCAAGCGGAACGTTTAAAAGGTTCTCTATATGTAATTATGATAGATCAAAGAGGTGTTTGTCGCTCAGAAGAAATTACTGAAGACGAAGCTTTTGGATTAAATGATTTGATTGAAGACTGTGAGGAATTAAAAAAAGTATTACAAATTGAGAAGTGGTCTATAATTGGACATTCTTTCGGTGGATATGTAGCATTGCTTTATGCGTCGATATATCCAAGTTCAATAGAGAAAATAATATTTGAAGGACCAACTTTTGATTTTGCATTAACAAGTAGAGCTTTGTTGCAAAAGACAGGGCATTTATTAAAAAAGTATGGAAAAGAAGAAGTAGCAAAAGAGTGCTTTGCTTATTCATCTAGCGATGCTAGTTCAGAAGAGTTGTTAGAAGCTTATATAAGATTAAGCGCTGAATTAGAAGAAAAAAGAATGGAGATTTACAATAATAAGGAAGATAGGACAGATGAGAGTTTATACAGTGATGAAGAGTGGGAAATATTTTCAAATCGCTCCAAAATTCACTTTGATAGATTAAAATTAGAGGGAGCATGTCATACATCATTATTATCAAAAATAAAAGATGTACAAAATCTAATGTTATTAATAGTAGGAAAACATGATGTAGTAACGTGTGAAGAACAAATTAAAACATTTAATAAAGATGCCCGAAACGGCAAGTATATCGTATTTGAAGAGAGTGGTCATTCACCTCATTATGAGGAAGCAGATAGATTTGCAGAAACAGTCATACATTTTTTGAAATGAAGAAAAGGGTGCTTCTATAAATGAGAGGCACCCTTTCTAAATTTCTGGATATGTGATTGTGATGTTAGGCCACTTACTTTGCCAATTCT
This DNA window, taken from Bacillus cereus ATCC 14579, encodes the following:
- a CDS encoding alpha/beta fold hydrolase, with protein sequence MANLIETGEYMNIRGKKLYVETHGNPKNKPVLYLHGGPGESCYDFSFHQAERLKGSLYVIMIDQRGVCRSEEITEDEAFGLNDLIEDCEELKKVLQIEKWSIIGHSFGGYVALLYASIYPSSIEKIIFEGPTFDFALTSRALLQKTGHLLKKYGKEEVAKECFAYSSSDASSEELLEAYIRLSAELEEKRMEIYNNKEDRTDESLYSDEEWEIFSNRSKIHFDRLKLEGACHTSLLSKIKDVQNLMLLIVGKHDVVTCEEQIKTFNKDARNGKYIVFEESGHSPHYEEADRFAETVIHFLK
- a CDS encoding sodium-dependent transporter; amino-acid sequence: MKQTEQWTSKLGFIMAAAGSAIGLGAIWKFPYIAGKSGGGAFFLIFILFTVLIGLPLLIAEFMIGRSTQKQAVGAFKSIAPNTGWHWIGRLGVGTCFILLSFYSVVGGWVLIYLFRGITGQLITPGQNYGTLFTETIGNPAWAIMGHFAFMFITIWVVSKGVQNGIEKASKYMLPALFVLFVALIIRSLTLDDAMKGVKFFLQPDFSKITSESILFAMGQSFFAISIGISIMVTYSSYLNKKESLPKSAITIVGLNLFVSLFAGLAIFPAVFSLGMEPTEGPGLLFIVLPSVFSQIPFGGFFLTVFLALFTFATLTSAFSLLETVVSALANGEQEKRTKLSWLIGFGIFLVGIPSALSFGVWSDITIFGKNIFDAVDFLSSNILMPLGALFISIFVSFKMEKKVLEAEFFVGGNYGKKVFTCWAFLLRFVAPLAIIIVFLNVIGII